The following are encoded together in the Lactuca sativa cultivar Salinas chromosome 1, Lsat_Salinas_v11, whole genome shotgun sequence genome:
- the LOC111915221 gene encoding probable LRR receptor-like serine/threonine-protein kinase At4g36180: MASAALTFILIVSIFAAAAAICHPDDEQGLLSFKSGITADPSGILSSWKPATDCCNWSGISCQAPNNRVNSISLYGQLDKPNSYLSGTISSSLSKLRFLDGIYFQNTRNISGPLPGVLFNLPNLQYVYIENNKLSGRLPENLGNLTRLYALSLEGNGFSGSIPSSISKLTELSQLKLGGNQLTGTVPDGIRQLKSLSLLALDRNKLTGSIPDFFTSFSNLRVLRLSYNRFSGNIPASISSLAPVLAYLELGHNLLTGRIPDFLGNFRALDTLDLSSNGFSGTVPKSFGNLTKIFNLDLSRNKLTDPFPVMNVKGIESLDLSYNGFHLKQIPKWVSSSPIIYSLKLAKCGIQMKLDDWNPSETYFYDYIDLSENNITGSPVKLLNRTNYLVGFGASGNQLKFNLESLKFPTTLKTLDLSRNLMIGKVPKAVTGLQSLNVSHNGLCGSLPPTKFPSTSFVGNACLCGPPLAACKV; this comes from the coding sequence ATGGCTTCCGCCGCCCTCACCTTCATTCTTATCGTCTCTATCTTCGCAGCCGCCGCTGCAATATGCCACCCAGACGACGAACAAGGCCTACTCTCATTCAAGTCCGGTATAACAGCTGATCCGTCCGGCATTCTCTCCTCCTGGAAACCAGCCACCGATTGCTGCAACTGGTCCGGTATCTCATGTCAAGCTCCCAACAATCGGGTCAACAGTATATCACTTTACGGCCAACTTGATAAACCCAACTCCTACTTGTCTGGTACCATATCATCTTCCCTCTCCAAGCTTCGTTTCCTCGACGGAATTTACTTCCAAAATACCCGGAATATATCGGGTCCTTTACCCGGCGTTCTCTTTAATCTACCCAATCTTCAGTATGTTTATATTGAAAACAACAAATTATCCGGCCGCTTACCGGAAAATCTCGGTAACTTGACCCGACTATATGCACTCAGTTTAGAAGGCAATGGGTTTTCCGGAAGCATACCGAGTTCGATCTCCAAGTTGACGGAGCTGTCGCAGCTCAAACTCGGCGGCAACCAGCTCACAGGAACGGTACCTGACGGAATCCGTCAACTGAAGAGTCTATCGCTTCTAGCTCTAGATCGGAACAAACTTACCGGAAGCATACCGGATTTTTTTACTTCATTTTCAAACCTCCGGGTTCTTAGATTGTCGTATAACAGGTTTTCCGGTAACATTCCGGCGAGCATCTCGTCTCTGGCGCCGGTGCTTGCGTATCTGGAGTTGGGGCACAATTTACTAACCGGAAGGATCCCTGATTTTCTGGGAAACTTTCGCGCGCTAGATACGTTGGATTTGTCTTCGAACGGATTCTCGGGAACAGTACCAAAATCATTTGGGAATCTCACGAAGATTTTCAATCTCGATCTGTCGCGTAATAAACTGACAGATCCATTCCCTGTTATGAATGTAAAAGGTATTGAATCGCTGGATTTGTCGTACAATGGTTTTCATCTGAAGCAGATACCGAAATGGGTGTCGTCGTCTCCAATCATATACTCTCTGAAGCTTGCAAAATGCGGGATTCAGATGAAATTAGATGATTGGAATCCATCGGAAACGTATTTCTACGACTACATCGATCTATCAGAGAATAATATCACGGGGAGTCCTGTGAAGCTGTTGAATCGAACTAATTATTTggtgggttttggggcttcaggtaACCAATTGAAGTTCAATCTGGAAAGTTTGAAGTTTCCGACGACGTTGAAGACGTTGGATTTGTCGAGGAATTTGATGATCGGAAAGGTTCCTAAGGCGGTTACAGGATTACAGTCATTGAATGTTAGTCATAATGGGTTGTGTGGGAGTCTGCCGCCGACCAAGTTTCCGTCGACCTCATTTGTCGGCAATGCTTGTCTTTGTGGTCCTCCATTAGCAGCATGTAAGGTTTAA